One Aegilops tauschii subsp. strangulata cultivar AL8/78 chromosome 7, Aet v6.0, whole genome shotgun sequence genomic window carries:
- the LOC109754415 gene encoding cytochrome P450 87A3-like, whose protein sequence is MPWSALVPMAMLAAWLIHLVLTRRWNSSSPRLPPGSRGFPVIGESLEFFRQSPSLELFPFFKRRLERYGPIFRTNLFNQDLIVSMDQELNNLVFQQEEKLFQIWYPESFMRILGADCIIATLGSFHKHMRSLVLKLLGPENLRLVLLHDVQRATQASLLSWLDQPSIELKEATSSMIFSVTSKRLISYDSSSSDGKLWKQFDAFTRGLIAFPIYVPGTAFYKCMQGRKNVMKILTKMLDERKRASRQDSVDFLDLLLDDLKKEKLLRNEKIALDLLFLLLFAGFETTSSGITAALKFLTDDPKALQELIEEHQSIRKRRVDPDSEITWEEYKSMKFTSHVIHEALRLSNIAPVMFRKATEDVHINGYTIPKGSKIMIDPSSVHLDSTVYKDPIVFNPWRWKGTVEPVGGASKEFMAFGGEVRLCVGADFAKLQMAIFLHCLVTKYRWKAIKGGTMSLSPGLQFPGGFHIQLLPKA, encoded by the exons ATGCCTTGGTCTGCTCTCGTGCCGATGGCCATGCTAGCTGCCTGGTTGATCCATTTGGTATTGACGAGGAGATGGAACAGCAGTAGCCCAAGGCTGCCGCCAGGGTCGAGGGGCTTCCCCGTCATTGGCGAGTCGCTCGAGTTCTTCCGCCAGAGCCCATCGCTCGAGCTGTTTCCCTTCTTCAAGCGACGTCTTGAGCG GTACGGTCCAATTTTCAGGACAAATTTGTTCAATCAAGACCTCATCGTGTCCATGGATCAAGAGCTAAACAACTTGGTATTCCAGCAAGAGGAGAAGCTATTCCAAATCTGGTATCCGGAGTCGTTCATGAGGATCCTCGGAGCTGACTGCATCATCGCAACACTCGGATCCTTCCACAAGCACATGAGGAGTCTGGTCCTTAAGCTCTTGGGCCCTGAAAATCTCAGGCTAGTCCTGCTCCATGATGTTCAGCGAGCGACCCAAGCCAGCCTGCTCTCGTGGCTCGATCAGCCCAGCATCGAACTTAAAGAGGCAACCTCAAGT ATGATATTCAGTGTCACATCAAAGAGGTTAATCAGCTATGACTCTTCAAGCTCAGATGGGAAGTTGTGGAAGCAATTCGACGCATTTACTCGGGGACTAATAGCATTTCCAATCTACGTTCCTGGCACAGCATTCTACAAGTGCATGCAG GGAAGGAAGAATGTCATGAAGATTTTGACGAAAATGCTAGACGAGAGGAAGAGGGCCTCACGACAAGATAGCGTTGACTTTCTCGATCTCCTACTCGATGATTTGAAAAAGGAGAAGCTTCTAAGGAACGAGAAAATTGCTTTGGATCTGCTTTTTTTGCTACTCTTCGCGGGCTTTGAGACCACGTCATCTGGGATAACTGCCGCACTCAAATTCCTAACGGACGATCCCAAGGCCCTGCAGGAACTTATA GAGGAGCACCAGAGCATTCGAAAAAGAAGGGTTGATCCTGACTCTGAAATCACATGGGAGGAATACAAGTCCATGAAATTTACATCTCAT GTTATACATGAAGCATTAAGGCTGAGTAACATCGCTCCGGTAATGTTTAGAAAAGCCACAGAGGATGTTCATATAAATG GTTACACTATCCCAAAAGGATCAAAGATCATGATTGATCCTTCTAGTGTTCATCTGGATTCTACAGTTTACAAGGATCCCATTGTGTTCAATCCATGGAGGTGGAAG GGTACTGTTGAACCAGTTGGTGGTGCCTCCAAGGAATTCATGGCCTTTGGAGGCGAGGTGCGGTTATGTGTTGGTGCTGACTTTGCTAAGTTGCAAATGGCTATCTTCCTTCATTGCTTAGTTACTAAATACAG ATGGAAAGCGATCAAGGGAGGAACCATGTCGCTTTCTCCGGGACTGCAATTTCCTGGTGGTTTTCACATCCAACTTCTCCCAAAAGCTTAA